Proteins from a single region of Hymenobacter aquaticus:
- a CDS encoding polynucleotide kinase-phosphatase gives MPYTNLKLPELSLVLLIGTSGAGKSTFARRLFRGSEIVSSDQCRTLVSDDENDQAATPDAFALLHYLVGLRLKRGLLTVVDATNVQPEARKTLVQLARDYHVLPTAIILDVPDRVAEDRNRARAERQHMGRHVVPQQRQQLRRSLKTLKQEGFRHIFHLRGPEEIDAVQTIVRDPLYSNRKQDTGPFDIIGDVHGCYDELLQLLAKLGYTVETEPALDARDLGVRVTSPDGRRALFLGDLVDRGPASPQVLRLVMSMVQGGQALCVPGNHDIKLLRYLNGKQVNEKHGFAETVAQLAQESDTFKSQVRQFLDGLVSHYVLDGGKLVVAHAGMREEMQGRGSGAVRAFALFGETTGEIDEFGLPVRYNWASEYRGRATVVYGHTPVPDAEWLNNTIDIDTGCVFGGRLTALRYPERELVAVPAAQVYCEPARPLDYLRILAEANNQKSETDHQLSAQQQHDELLDIRDVLGKQIIKTRLLPSVTIREENATAALEVMSRFALNPKWLLYLPPTMSPSETSALPDLLEHPAEAFDYFRRQGLSRVVCEEKHMGSRVVVVLAQSEDAARRRFGVVGEGPGKVYTRTGRNFFNDPVLEAAFLEKLQAALTAAGFWERFQTDWLCLDAELLPWSAKAQELIRNQYAAVAAAATAALPEAAAVLTQAATRGLDGVEALLARTSARQTAAQHYAEAYRRYCWPVESLADLRLAPFHLLATEGKTYFDKDHAWHMETLRALSQADESLLRATPYRVVHLQDIPDVEAATQWWLDLTAAGGEGMVVKPYDFIPEGKTLVQPALKCRGREYLRIIYGPDYLLPGNLERLRERGVKAKRNLALREFTLGVEGLERFVAGQPLRAVHQCVFGVLALESEAVDPRL, from the coding sequence ATGCCCTACACGAATCTTAAGCTGCCCGAACTTTCCCTGGTGTTGCTCATCGGCACGTCCGGGGCGGGCAAGTCGACGTTTGCCCGCCGCCTGTTCCGGGGTTCCGAAATCGTGTCGTCGGACCAGTGCCGGACGCTGGTGTCCGATGACGAAAACGACCAGGCCGCCACGCCCGACGCCTTTGCCCTGCTGCACTACCTGGTAGGTTTGCGCCTCAAGCGCGGCCTGCTCACGGTGGTCGACGCTACCAACGTGCAGCCCGAAGCCCGCAAAACCCTGGTCCAGCTGGCCCGCGACTACCATGTGCTGCCCACGGCCATCATCCTCGACGTGCCCGACCGGGTGGCCGAGGACCGCAACCGCGCCCGGGCCGAGCGGCAGCACATGGGCCGGCACGTGGTGCCCCAGCAGCGGCAGCAACTGCGCCGCAGCCTCAAAACGCTCAAGCAGGAAGGCTTCCGTCACATTTTCCACCTGCGCGGCCCCGAGGAAATCGACGCGGTGCAAACCATCGTGCGCGACCCGCTCTACAGCAACCGCAAGCAGGATACCGGCCCCTTCGACATCATCGGCGACGTGCACGGCTGCTACGACGAGCTGCTGCAGCTGCTCGCCAAGCTGGGTTACACCGTGGAAACCGAGCCCGCGCTGGACGCCCGCGACTTGGGCGTGCGCGTGACGTCGCCCGACGGCCGGCGAGCCCTGTTCCTGGGGGATTTGGTGGACCGGGGCCCGGCTTCCCCGCAGGTGTTGCGCCTGGTAATGAGCATGGTGCAGGGCGGGCAGGCCCTGTGCGTGCCCGGCAACCACGATATCAAGCTGTTGCGCTATCTCAATGGCAAGCAAGTCAACGAGAAGCACGGCTTCGCCGAAACCGTGGCCCAGCTGGCCCAGGAGTCGGACACGTTCAAGAGCCAGGTGCGGCAGTTTCTGGACGGGCTGGTGAGCCACTACGTGCTGGATGGCGGCAAGCTGGTGGTGGCCCACGCCGGCATGCGCGAAGAAATGCAGGGCCGGGGCTCGGGTGCCGTGCGGGCCTTTGCCCTCTTTGGCGAAACCACCGGCGAAATCGACGAATTCGGCCTGCCCGTGCGCTACAACTGGGCTTCCGAGTACCGCGGCCGGGCCACGGTGGTCTACGGCCACACGCCCGTGCCCGACGCCGAGTGGCTCAACAACACCATCGACATTGATACCGGCTGCGTGTTTGGCGGCCGCCTCACGGCCCTGCGCTACCCCGAGCGGGAGCTGGTGGCCGTGCCCGCCGCCCAGGTCTACTGCGAGCCCGCCCGCCCGTTGGATTACCTGCGGATTCTAGCCGAAGCCAACAACCAAAAATCAGAAACCGACCACCAACTATCCGCCCAGCAGCAGCACGACGAGCTGCTCGACATCCGGGACGTGCTGGGCAAGCAGATCATCAAAACCCGCCTGCTGCCCTCGGTGACCATTCGGGAGGAAAACGCCACGGCGGCCCTGGAGGTGATGTCGCGCTTTGCCCTGAACCCGAAGTGGCTGCTGTATTTGCCGCCCACGATGAGCCCCTCGGAAACCAGTGCCCTGCCCGATTTGCTGGAGCACCCGGCCGAGGCCTTCGACTACTTCCGCCGCCAGGGCCTGAGCCGGGTGGTGTGCGAGGAAAAGCACATGGGCAGCCGCGTGGTGGTAGTGTTGGCCCAGAGTGAGGATGCCGCCCGCCGCCGCTTCGGCGTAGTGGGCGAAGGTCCGGGCAAGGTGTACACCCGCACCGGCCGCAACTTCTTCAACGACCCGGTGCTGGAAGCCGCTTTCCTGGAAAAGCTGCAAGCGGCTCTGACGGCGGCCGGCTTCTGGGAACGGTTCCAGACCGACTGGCTGTGCCTCGATGCCGAGCTGCTGCCGTGGTCGGCCAAGGCCCAGGAGCTGATCCGCAACCAGTACGCCGCCGTAGCCGCCGCGGCCACCGCCGCGCTGCCCGAAGCCGCCGCCGTGCTTACCCAGGCCGCCACCCGGGGCCTCGACGGCGTGGAGGCCCTGCTGGCCCGCACTTCGGCCCGGCAAACCGCCGCCCAGCACTACGCCGAGGCCTACCGCCGCTACTGCTGGCCGGTGGAAAGCCTGGCCGATTTGCGCCTGGCCCCGTTTCATTTGCTGGCCACCGAGGGCAAAACCTACTTTGACAAAGACCACGCCTGGCACATGGAAACCCTGCGCGCCCTGAGCCAGGCCGACGAAAGTCTGCTCCGGGCCACGCCCTACCGCGTGGTGCACCTGCAGGACATTCCCGACGTGGAAGCCGCCACCCAGTGGTGGCTGGATCTGACGGCAGCCGGCGGGGAAGGCATGGTGGTGAAGCCCTACGACTTTATCCCCGAGGGCAAAACCCTGGTGCAGCCGGCCCTCAAGTGCCGGGGTCGGGAGTACCTGCGCATCATCTACGGCCCCGACTACCTGCTGCCCGGCAACCTGGAGCGCCTGCGCGAGCGGGGCGTGAAAGCCAAGCGCAACCTAGCCCTGCGCGAGTTTACGCTGGGCGTGGAAGGCCTGGAACGATTCGTGGCCGGGCAGCCGCTGCGGGCCGTGCACCAGTGCGTGTTCGGGGTGCTGGCCCTGGAAAGTGAGGCCGTCGACCCGCGGCTGTAG
- a CDS encoding nucleotidyltransferase domain-containing protein: MLTRIATALTRLEAEHDIRILYACESGSRAWGFPSPDSDYDVRFIYLRRPGWYLTLDEGPDTLNFPVDAELDLAGWDLRKTLKLLRGSNAALFEWLQSPTVYHAAPEFGPLVQPLLAGTFNLRAGLHHYLGLVRRGLESDFISEEVRLKRLFYALRSALAARWIRNRQTLPPMEFALLREELPAALSAEVNELLAIKAQATEKTTVPRPAALVEFLTQEYAAGQAAQGALPVPTGAEPTAQLNAIFQQLLATSFPA, translated from the coding sequence ATGCTGACCCGCATTGCCACTGCCCTCACCCGCCTTGAAGCCGAGCACGACATTCGTATTCTGTACGCCTGCGAGTCGGGCAGCCGGGCCTGGGGCTTCCCCTCCCCCGATTCCGACTACGACGTGCGCTTTATCTACCTGCGGCGGCCGGGCTGGTACCTCACCCTCGACGAAGGCCCCGACACGCTCAACTTTCCCGTGGATGCCGAGCTGGACCTGGCCGGCTGGGATTTGCGCAAAACCCTGAAGCTGCTGCGCGGCTCCAACGCGGCCTTGTTTGAGTGGCTCCAATCGCCGACGGTGTACCACGCGGCCCCGGAGTTTGGGCCGCTGGTGCAGCCCCTGCTGGCGGGCACCTTCAACCTGCGGGCCGGCCTGCACCATTATTTGGGTTTGGTGCGCCGGGGCTTGGAATCCGACTTCATAAGTGAAGAAGTGCGGCTCAAGCGGCTGTTTTATGCCCTGCGTTCGGCCTTGGCCGCCCGCTGGATCCGGAACCGCCAGACGTTGCCACCGATGGAGTTTGCCTTGCTGCGGGAAGAGCTGCCGGCCGCGCTGAGTGCCGAGGTAAACGAACTGCTGGCCATCAAAGCTCAGGCTACTGAAAAAACGACCGTGCCCCGGCCGGCGGCGCTGGTGGAGTTTCTAACCCAGGAATACGCTGCCGGCCAGGCCGCCCAGGGCGCGCTGCCCGTGCCCACTGGCGCGGAGCCGACGGCGCAGCTCAACGCAATATTTCAACAGTTGCTGGCCACCTCCTTTCCCGCCTGA
- a CDS encoding DNA polymerase beta superfamily protein produces the protein MTPSDTSLSIDYLRRHNLILFEAVSGSRAYGTDLPHSDTDLKGVFVLPEALYYGLDYVPQVANATNDEVFYELRRFVELLLKNNPTALEILASPADCIRYQHPLFEAFRPAQFLSKLCRQTFAEYAVAQIRKAKGLNKKINNPEPPARKSVLDFCYVTVGAGAQPADKWLSRQGYAAARCGLANVPHLTDLYALFVDLAEVPTLGYRGLVKDAETSNDVLLSAVPKGEVPVAYLSFNRNGYSTYCRVYKEYWDWVARRNAERYENTVQHGKNYDAKNMLHVFRLLRTALEIATTGQLHVRRPDRDFLLRIRRGEFEYDTLVAEAEALVAQVEAAFAKSALPEAPDKQRAVDLLIATRRQFYASL, from the coding sequence ATGACTCCGAGCGACACCAGCCTGAGCATCGACTACCTGCGCCGGCACAACCTGATCCTCTTCGAAGCCGTGAGCGGCAGCCGGGCCTACGGCACCGATTTGCCCCACTCCGACACCGATTTGAAAGGCGTGTTCGTGCTGCCCGAGGCGCTGTACTACGGCCTCGACTACGTGCCGCAGGTGGCCAACGCCACCAACGACGAGGTGTTTTACGAGCTGCGCCGCTTCGTGGAATTGCTGCTCAAAAACAACCCCACGGCCCTGGAAATCCTGGCCTCGCCGGCCGACTGCATCCGCTACCAGCACCCGCTGTTCGAGGCCTTCCGGCCGGCGCAGTTTCTCTCTAAGCTCTGCCGCCAAACCTTTGCCGAATACGCCGTAGCCCAGATTCGCAAGGCCAAGGGGCTCAACAAGAAAATCAACAACCCCGAGCCCCCGGCCCGCAAGTCGGTGCTGGATTTCTGCTACGTGACGGTGGGTGCCGGGGCCCAGCCGGCCGATAAGTGGCTGAGTCGCCAGGGCTACGCGGCCGCGCGGTGCGGCCTGGCCAACGTGCCCCACCTGACCGACTTGTACGCCCTGTTCGTGGACCTGGCCGAGGTGCCCACGCTGGGTTACCGGGGGCTGGTGAAGGACGCGGAAACCTCCAACGACGTGCTGCTCTCGGCCGTGCCCAAGGGCGAGGTGCCGGTGGCGTATTTGTCGTTCAACCGCAACGGCTACTCCACTTACTGCCGCGTCTACAAGGAATACTGGGACTGGGTAGCCCGCCGCAACGCGGAGCGCTACGAAAACACGGTGCAGCACGGCAAAAACTACGACGCCAAAAACATGCTCCACGTGTTTCGGCTGCTGCGCACGGCCCTGGAAATTGCTACCACCGGCCAGCTCCACGTGCGCCGCCCCGACCGGGACTTTCTGCTGCGCATCCGCCGGGGCGAGTTTGAGTACGACACGCTGGTGGCCGAGGCGGAAGCCCTGGTAGCGCAGGTAGAAGCGGCTTTTGCGAAATCCGCTTTGCCCGAGGCTCCCGACAAACAGCGGGCCGTCGACCTGCTCATTGCCACGCGCCGGCAGTTCTACGCCTCGCTCTAG
- a CDS encoding SWIM zinc finger family protein, whose protein sequence is MTWTEEQVRALVTDAGTLKRGQELTSPAKWANLGQTNTAAWGECAGSGAKPYLTGIDLTEPAFKCSCPSRVFPCKHGVGLLLLLARQPALLAPGTPPAWLAEWLDKRQTRQQEQVGKTVATAESPAPTAADPAAREKREAQRLQRMSRSAAELEAWLVDLIRSGLGSLEKQPGSYWHNQAARLVDGQLPGLATTVRELAGLRHAGPDWPERLLARLGELYLLVRAFQNLPQLPPDARQEVLQQVGITQKKEELLTASPAVADTWDVAGQLTWEEDRLTARRTWLRGRATGRFALILEYAFGSQSFPTALVPGGSYDGAVVFYPGLAVLRATPVQLTFQGLSSGARPELGPTQLLDDYAHALARNPWLREWPAFLSAVRPVLRPDETWALAHETEPGLLPLQLGASTEAWQMLAVGGGASLTFFGEWNGRAFRPLSYWPTAVTATPARP, encoded by the coding sequence TTGACTTGGACTGAAGAGCAAGTACGAGCCCTCGTAACGGATGCCGGCACGCTGAAACGCGGCCAGGAGCTGACTTCGCCCGCCAAATGGGCTAACCTGGGCCAGACCAACACGGCGGCCTGGGGCGAGTGCGCCGGCAGCGGCGCCAAGCCCTACCTCACCGGCATCGACCTGACGGAGCCCGCCTTCAAGTGCTCCTGCCCGAGCCGGGTATTTCCCTGCAAGCACGGCGTAGGTTTGCTGCTGCTGCTGGCCCGGCAGCCCGCGCTGCTGGCCCCGGGCACCCCGCCCGCCTGGCTGGCCGAGTGGCTCGACAAGCGCCAGACGCGCCAGCAGGAGCAGGTCGGAAAAACCGTGGCTACCGCCGAAAGCCCCGCTCCCACCGCCGCCGACCCCGCCGCCCGCGAAAAGCGCGAAGCCCAGCGCCTGCAGCGCATGAGCCGTAGCGCCGCCGAGCTGGAAGCCTGGCTTGTGGATTTGATCCGCAGCGGGCTGGGCAGTTTGGAAAAGCAGCCCGGCAGCTACTGGCACAACCAGGCCGCCCGCCTCGTGGATGGGCAGCTGCCCGGCCTGGCCACTACCGTGCGCGAGCTGGCCGGCCTGCGCCACGCCGGCCCCGACTGGCCCGAGCGGCTCTTGGCCCGCCTGGGCGAGCTGTACCTGCTGGTGCGGGCCTTCCAGAACCTGCCCCAACTGCCGCCCGACGCCCGGCAGGAAGTGTTGCAGCAGGTAGGCATCACGCAGAAAAAGGAAGAGCTGCTCACGGCCAGCCCCGCCGTAGCCGATACCTGGGACGTGGCCGGGCAGCTGACCTGGGAAGAAGACCGGCTGACGGCCCGCCGCACCTGGCTGCGGGGCCGCGCCACGGGCCGGTTTGCCCTTATTCTGGAGTATGCTTTCGGCAGTCAGAGCTTCCCCACGGCCCTGGTGCCCGGCGGCAGCTACGACGGCGCGGTGGTGTTTTACCCCGGCCTGGCAGTGCTGCGGGCCACGCCGGTGCAGCTCACGTTTCAGGGCCTTTCCTCCGGCGCCCGGCCCGAGCTGGGGCCCACTCAGCTGCTCGATGATTACGCTCATGCCTTAGCCCGCAACCCCTGGCTGCGCGAGTGGCCTGCCTTTTTGAGTGCCGTGCGCCCCGTGCTGCGGCCCGATGAAACCTGGGCCCTGGCCCACGAAACCGAGCCCGGCCTGCTGCCCCTGCAGCTCGGCGCCAGCACCGAAGCCTGGCAGATGCTGGCCGTGGGGGGCGGGGCTTCCCTGACGTTTTTCGGCGAATGGAACGGCCGCGCCTTCCGCCCCCTGTCGTATTGGCCCACGGCCGTCACCGCTACTCCCGCCCGGCCATGA